In one window of Erythrolamprus reginae isolate rEryReg1 chromosome 1, rEryReg1.hap1, whole genome shotgun sequence DNA:
- the LOC139158099 gene encoding LOW QUALITY PROTEIN: apoptosis-inducing factor 3-like (The sequence of the model RefSeq protein was modified relative to this genomic sequence to represent the inferred CDS: deleted 1 base in 1 codon) has protein sequence MGRLQAVPCALLFRDAAAAATLPRPPPMAAPASPVSAQKEDGADALVTQRVCSEDELQEGEMREVEVAGCPVLLLRDDLTVRALGGRCPHAGAALCQGYLAKGRVRCPWHGACFSTETGDIEEYPTLDGLPVFQVTMEEGQVYISARIKDLESSRRVKPMARECQLHPQTVLMLGAGPAALTCAETLRQEGFTGRILMATWENHLPYDKTKLTEDLGAPAESLYLRSQSFLDAHDIEVWTQSQVVSLDPAGKMVHFQDGRSQAYSSLLIATGSSPRRLRCPGCSLENVRLLLTPEDANLILDLALGKRVVIVGASFIGMEVAAGLIGKAAQLQVVEKEELPYLQSLGGQVGLMAMQMLLAQGVQFHMKTEVAQMKGKDGKVTSVVLSNGSVLPADLVVVGIGVTPNSSFILGGSIGLDRGGAILVDLFMQTSAPSVFAAGDVASFPVALAGGKPASIHHWQIAQAHGHVAALNMLRRRRPLHTVPFFWTKLQGKTIRYAGHARGHSETVPPGDLGQERFLLFYLRDGWVTAAASLNFDPLVAVVAEKLHSGKRISKQEAESMLEGKKLPTKEPPQ, from the exons ATGGGCCGCTTGCAGGCTGTCCCGTGCGCTCTTTTGTTCCGagacgccgccgccgccgccaccctgCCGCGTCCTCCCCCGATGGCAGCCCCGGCAAGCCCCG tcTCAGCCCAGAAAGAGGACGGAGCGGATGCCCTGGTCACTCAGCGTGTCTGCTCGGAAGATGAGCTCCAGGAGGGAGA GATGCGGGAGGTGGAGGTGGCCGGCTGCCCAGTGCTGCTGTTGAGGGATGACCTGACTGTCCGCGCACTGGGCGGCCGATGCCCTCATGCTGGAGCCGCCCTCTGCCAAG GCTACTTGGCAAAGGGCCGCGTGCGTTGCCCCTGGCATGGGGCCTGCTTCAGCACCGAGACAGGCGACATTGAAGAATACCCCACCCTTGACGGTCTGCCTGTGTTCCAA GTGACCATGGAGGAGGGGCAGGTGTATATTTCAGCCAGGATAAAG gacctggaaagcAGCCGCAGAGTGAAGCCCATGGCCAGAGAGTGCCAGCTGCACCCGCAGACGGTCCTGATGCTAGGGGCAG gCCCGGCAGCCCTGACCTGTGCGGAGACCCTCCGGCAAGAGGGCTTCACCGGCAGGATCCTCATGGCCACCTGGGAGAACCACCTTCCCTACGACAAGACCAAGTTGACCGAG GACTTGGGGGCCCCAGCAGAGAGCCTCTACCTCCGAAGTCAGAGCTTCTTGGACGCCCACGACATCGAGGTCTGGACGCAAAGCCAG GTGGTCTCTCTGGATCCCGCAGGCAAAATGGTCCACTTCCAGGATGGGAGATCCCAGGCGTATAGCAGCCTGCTGATTGCCACAGGCAGCAG CCCTCGGAGGCTCCGGTGCCCCGGTTGCAGTCTGGAGAACGTCCGCCTACTCCTCACCCCTGAGGACGCCAACCTGATCCTGGACTTGGCCCTGGGCAAGAGGGTCGTGATCGTGGGAGCCTCTTTCATCG GGATGGAGGTGGCAGCCGGCCTGATTGGCAAAGCCGCCCAGCTGCAGGTGGTGGAGAAAGAGGAGCTGCCCTACCTGCAGAGCCTG GGGGGTCAGGTGGGCCTCATGGCCATGCAG aTGCTCCTGGCCCAGGGGGTTCAGTTCCACATGAAGACAGAGGTGGCCCAGATGAAGGGAAAAGACGGGAAG gtCACCAGCGTTGTTCTTAGCAACGGCTCTGTTCTTCCTGCGGACCTGGTGGTGGTGGGCATTG GCGTCACTCCAAACAGCAGTTTCATCCTGGGGGGCTCCATCGGGCTCGACCGCGGAGGTGCCATCCTGGTGGACCTG TTCATGCAGACCAGCGCCCCGTCTGTCTTTGCTGCGGGGGACGTGGCCTCCTTCCCCGTGGCCCTGGCTGGTGGGAAACCCGCCTCCATCCACCACTGGCAGATTGCCCAGGCCCACG GACACGTGGCTGCCCTGAACATGCTGCGCAGGCGGAGGCCGCTCCACACGGTGCCCTTCTTCTGGACCAAGCTGCAGGGCAAGACCATCCGCTACGCAG GCCATGCGCGGGGCCACTCGGAGACGGTGCCACCAGGGGACCTGGGCCAGGAACGCTTCCTCCTGTTCTACCTCAG ggATGGCTGGGTGACCGCAGCGGCCAGCCTGAACTTTGACCCCCTCGTGGCTGTGGTAGCGGAGAAGCTGCACTCCGGGAAACGCATCTCCAAGCAGGAGGCAGA
- the TLCD2 gene encoding TLC domain-containing protein 2, giving the protein MDSVLLVGGSVGAFRLLNAVLERLVPPPSPALTVRWKWCNIWTSLAHSLLSGPWALLGFYFYPPMGEDLIDQFSPSAHCLLGISIGYFLQDFSDMICHQELQKCWELLFHHFVVIVCFGFAFLARRFVGFAMVALLVEINSIFLHLRTILRMAGLAHTASFRLASLANLGTYLVFRILILAWMSRWLALNRGNVPAVPYAMGTAGMAVMLPINIVLFYRLLRSDFLPSRKR; this is encoded by the exons ATGGACTCCGTGCTGCTGGTGGGGGGCTCGGTGGGCGCCTTCCGCCTGCTCAACGCCGTCCTGGAGCGCCTGGTGCCGCCGCCCTCCCCGGCGCTGACCGTCCGCTGGAAGTGGTGCAACATTTGGACGTCGCTTGCCCACAGCCTGCTGAGCGGCCCCTGGGCCCTTCTCGG ATTCTACTTCTACCCGCCGATGGGCGAGGATCTCATCGACCAGTTTTCGCCCTCAGCGCACTGCTTGCTGGGCATCTCCATCG GGTATTTCCTGCAGGACTTCTCGGACATGATATGCCACCAGGAGCTCCAGAAATGCTGGGAGCTGCTCTTCCATCACTTTGTG GTGATCGTCTGCTTCGGGTTTGCCTTCCTGGCCCGACGCTTCGTGGGCTTTGCGATGGTGGCTCTGCTGGTGGAGATCAACTCCATCTTCCTGCACCTGCGGACGATCCTGCGCATGGCCGGCTTGGCCCACACCGCCTCCTTCCGCCTGGCCAGCCTGGCCAACCTGGGCACCTACCTGGTGTTCCGCATCCTGATCCTGGCCTGGATGAGCCGCTGGCTGGCCCTCAACCGGGGTAACGTCCCGGCCGTCCCCTACGCCATGGGCACCGCGGGCATGGCCGTCATGCTGCCCATCAACATCGTCCTCTTCTACCGCCTGCTGCGCAGCGACTTCCTCCCGTCTCGCAAGAGGTAG